From the genome of Oncorhynchus gorbuscha isolate QuinsamMale2020 ecotype Even-year unplaced genomic scaffold, OgorEven_v1.0 Un_scaffold_587, whole genome shotgun sequence, one region includes:
- the LOC124018908 gene encoding microfibrillar-associated protein 1-like — MSGRDALNMKQPPIQSTAGAVPIRNEKGEISMEKVKVKRYVSGKRPDYAPMDSSDEEEEDFQFIKKAKDAEPEMEMEEEVVSDPRLKRLLNRVSEDAEERLARHRQIAEPEVVAESSEDSDEGTWHPERAPEESSDEEEEEEEEVDDEEIERRRAMMRQRAQERKNEDMPEIMEVEEEGNSGAEKEESESEYEEYTDSEDEAEPRLKPVFIRKKDRVTVAEREADELKQRELEAEAKKQVEERRRYTLKIVEEEAKKEFEENRRTLAALDSLDTDGENEEEEYEAWKVRELKRIKRDREAREAMEKEKSEIERFHSLTEEERRAELRNNGKQITNKASKGKYKFLQKYYHRGAFFMDEEENVFKRDFSAPTLEDHFNKTILPKVMQVKNFGRSGRTKYTHLVDQDTTSFDSAWAQESAQNSKFFKQKAAGVRDVFDRPTVQKRKT, encoded by the exons ATGTCTGGACGGGACGCCCTCAACATGAAGCAACCGCCGATCCAGTCCACGGCTGGTGCTGTGCCGATTCGAAATGAGAAAG GTGAGATTTCGATGGAGAAGGTGAAGGTGAAGCGCTATGTGTCGGGTAAACGTCCCGACTATGCTCCCATGGActcctctgacgaggaggaggaggacttcCAGTTTATAAAAAAGGCTAAGGATGCCGAGCCTGAGATGGAAATGGAGGAAGAGGTGGTGTCTGACCCGCGTCTCAAGCGTCTGCTAAACCGCGTCTCTGAGGATGCGGAGGAGAG gttggcAAGACACAGACAGATCGCAGAGCCGGAGGTGGTTGCAGAGAGCAGTGAAGACTCCGACGAGGGAACCTGGCACCCAGAGAGAGCACCCGAAGAGAGCAGtgacgaagaggaggaggaagaggaagaagtggATGATGAG GAAATCGAGAGGCGGCGAGCGATGATGCGCCAGCGAGCGCAGGAGCGGAAGAACGAGGACATGCCGGAGAtcatggaggtggaggaagaaggGAATTCGGGCGCGGAGAAGGAGGAGTCGGAGTCAGAGTACGAGGAGTACAcggacagtgaagatgaggccgaGCCGCGGTTAAAACCAGTCTTCATCCGCAA GAAGGACCGAGTAACGGTGGCGGAGCGCGAGGCGGACGAGCTCAAACAGCGGGAGCTGGAGGCGGAGGCCAAGAAGCAGGTGGAGGAGCGGCGGCGCTACACCCTGAAGATCGTGGAGGAGGAGGCCAAGAAGGAGTTTGAGGAGAACCGCCGCACTCTGGCTGCTCTCGACTCCCTGGACACGGACGgggagaatgaggaggaggagtacgAGGCGTGGAAGGTCCGGGAGCTCAAGCGCATCAAGAGGGACCGGGAGGCCCGTGAAGC aatggagaaagagaagTCTGAGATTGAGAGGTTCCACAGCCTCACTGAGGAGGAGCGCAGGGCCGAGCTGCGGAATAATGGCAAACAGATCACAAACAAGGCCTCTAAGGGCAAATATAAGTTCCTCCAGAAGTACTACCACAGAGGAGCCTTCTTCATG GACGAAGAGGAGAATGTGTTCAAGAGAGACTTCAGTGCCCCCACTCTGGAGGACCACTTCAACAAAACCATCCTCCCCAAAGTCATGCAG GTCAAGAACTTTGGTCGTTCCGGACGCACTAAGTACACCCACCTGGTGGATCAGGACACCACATCGTTTGACTCAGCCTGGGCTCAGGAGAGCGCTCAGAACAGCAAGTTCTTTAAGCAGAAGGCTGCAGGAGTGAGAGATGTGTTTGACCGACCAACAGTGCAAAAGAGGAAGACCTGA
- the LOC124018906 gene encoding guanosine-3',5'-bis(diphosphate) 3'-pyrophosphohydrolase MESH1-like isoform X2, translated as MSSDSVILLETVNFAAEKHRNQRRVARILSHEGGITDIEVLQAALLHDTVEDTDTSIGELQIIFGQTVARLVQELTDDKALSKEETKRKQVEYAPHASHQAKLVKLADKLYNLRDINRSTPTGWSADRVQEYFVWAAQVVRGLRGTNPALERQLEELFKQRGVEL; from the exons ATGAGTTCAGATTCTGTCATTTTGTTGGAGACGGTTAACTTCGCTGCTGAAAAGCACCGCAATCAACGAC GAGTGGCTAGGATCCTAAGCCATGAAGGTGGGATCACAGACATTGAAGTTTTGCAA GCAGCTTTGCTCCATGACACAGTGGAGGACACTGACACCAGCATAGGAGAACTACAGATCATCTTTGGGCAAACGGTGGCGCGGCTCGTCCAGGAATTGACAGACGACAAAGCACTGTCCAAGGAGGAGACAAAGCGTAAGCAGGTGGAGTATGCACCTCATGCCAGCCACCAGGCCAAGCTGGTCAAACTGGCTGACAAACTATACAACCTGAGGGACATCAACCGCAGCACGCCAACAG GTTGGTCGGCAGATCGTGTTCAGGAGTACTTTGTGTGGGCAGCCCAGGTAGTGAGAGGACTGAGGGGGACCAACCCAGCACTGGAGAGACAACTAGAGGAGCTCTTCAAGCAGAGGGGGGTTGAGCTTTGA
- the LOC124018906 gene encoding guanosine-3',5'-bis(diphosphate) 3'-pyrophosphohydrolase MESH1-like isoform X1, producing the protein MSSDSVILLETVNFAAEKHRNQRRKDAEQTPYITHPIGVARILSHEGGITDIEVLQAALLHDTVEDTDTSIGELQIIFGQTVARLVQELTDDKALSKEETKRKQVEYAPHASHQAKLVKLADKLYNLRDINRSTPTGWSADRVQEYFVWAAQVVRGLRGTNPALERQLEELFKQRGVEL; encoded by the exons ATGAGTTCAGATTCTGTCATTTTGTTGGAGACGGTTAACTTCGCTGCTGAAAAGCACCGCAATCAACGACGTAAGGATGCTGAACAAACACCATATATCACCCACCCAATAG GAGTGGCTAGGATCCTAAGCCATGAAGGTGGGATCACAGACATTGAAGTTTTGCAA GCAGCTTTGCTCCATGACACAGTGGAGGACACTGACACCAGCATAGGAGAACTACAGATCATCTTTGGGCAAACGGTGGCGCGGCTCGTCCAGGAATTGACAGACGACAAAGCACTGTCCAAGGAGGAGACAAAGCGTAAGCAGGTGGAGTATGCACCTCATGCCAGCCACCAGGCCAAGCTGGTCAAACTGGCTGACAAACTATACAACCTGAGGGACATCAACCGCAGCACGCCAACAG GTTGGTCGGCAGATCGTGTTCAGGAGTACTTTGTGTGGGCAGCCCAGGTAGTGAGAGGACTGAGGGGGACCAACCCAGCACTGGAGAGACAACTAGAGGAGCTCTTCAAGCAGAGGGGGGTTGAGCTTTGA
- the LOC124018882 gene encoding macrophage mannose receptor 1-like, giving the protein MQRKSSFTGLLITALCAVASGKLREYHYVSEEKTWSEAQRYCREHYTDLAFISNQEEVDQLLPISRGDWTWIGLHRDANDPTGWTWSGGENSAFRFWKSGEPNNAGGIEDCVMVQWDVRWMDSRCSRTRPFLCYKEKLILVQEMKTWEEALKYCRDHYTDLPSLLSKTEHLQAQSKMEGAQTDHVWTGLIFLAREWLWVNGDHLKYQAWSGGELPHCPTQYLHCGTLTRDEEHWGTRNCKERRNFLCYRA; this is encoded by the coding sequence ATGCAGAGGAAGAGTAGCTTCACTGGTCTCCTCATCACTGCTCTGTGTGCAGTGGCCTCTGGTAAACTCAGAGAATATCACTATGTGTCTGAAGAGAAGACCTGGTCAGAGGCTCAGCGGTACTGTCGTGAGCACTACACTGACCTGGCCTTCATCAGCAACCAGGAAGAAGTAGATCAGCTCCTTCCCATTTCAAGGGGTGATTGGACCTGGATTGGTTTGCACAGAGATGCTAACGACCCAACAGGATGGACATGGTCAGGAGGAGAGAACTCGGCATTTAGGTTTTGGAAGTCAGGAGAGCCAAACAATGCTGGTGGCATTGAGGACTGTGTCATGGTACAGTGGGATGTGAGATGGATGGATTCGCGTTGCTCCCGGACACGCCCCTTCTTATGCTACAAGGAGAAGCTGATCCTGGTTCAGGAGATGAAGACATGGGAGGAGGCTCTGAAGTACTGCAGGGATCACTACACCGACCTCCCCAGCCTGCTCTCTAAGACTGAACATCTCCAGGCCCAGAGCAAGATGGAGGGTGCCCAGACCGACCATGTGTGGACGGGTCTGATCTTCCTGGCCAGAGAATGGCTGTGGGTGAACGGGGACCACCTGAAGTACCAGGCCTGGTCTGGCGGGGAGCTGCCCCACTGCCCCACCCAATACCTCCACTGTGGGACCCTGACCAGAGATGAAGAGCACTGGGGAACCAGGAACTGTAAGGAGAGGAGGAACTTCCTCTGCTACAGAGCGTGA
- the LOC124018909 gene encoding huntingtin-interacting protein K-like, with protein MAAEGDVDLDLEAEENCTGKPAEKPRKHDSGAADLERVTDYAEEKEISSSDLETAMSVIGDRRSREQKAKQDREKELAKVTIKKEDVELIMGEMEISRGVAERSLREHMGNVVEALIDLSN; from the exons ATGGCGGCAGAGGGAGATGTGGATTTGGACCTGGAAGCTGAGGAGAACTGCACTGGAAAACCAGCAGAAAAGCCTCGGAAACATGATAGTGGGGCTGCCGATTTGGAGAGAGTCACCGATTATGCCGAGGAGAAGGAAATATCGAGCTCCGATCTTGAAACG GCTATGTCAGTGATTGGAGACAGGAGATCAAGAGAACAGAAAGCTAAACAAGATAG GGAAAAGGAACTGGCTAAAGTCACTATCAAGAAAGAGGATGTAGAACTCATT ATGGGTGAGATGGAGATTTCCCGGGGAGTGGCCGAGCGCAGTCTGAGAGAACACATGGGCAATGTGGTAGAGGCTCTGATTGACCTGTCAAACTGA